The Candidatus Nitrosocosmicus franklandus genome contains a region encoding:
- a CDS encoding indole-3-glycerol-phosphate synthase — translation MVANDLRFTQSKSVLKTLAMNSFKAIDEGLYEINTRNERNYFNHKTISLKNRIRSSSVVPLITEIKYASPSKGVLADSKTFRVEEIASTMESAGSAGISILSQPYLFNGSITNVLKARRATTLPLLMKDIIVSDTQIKAAKTAGADCVLFIKSVFDRNLAEKDLETLIEYASSIGLETILEIHDIDEFKEAIKLQRHYSHDIHIIGINNRNLDTLETSLDTTINILSSVPKSGNTVISESGIERPEDIAGLLEVGTDGFLIGTSLMENPESISKRIKELTSSR, via the coding sequence ATGGTAGCAAATGATCTAAGATTCACTCAAAGTAAATCAGTTCTCAAAACCCTGGCAATGAATTCATTTAAAGCAATTGATGAGGGATTATATGAAATTAACACTAGAAATGAACGCAATTATTTTAATCACAAAACAATTAGCCTCAAAAATAGGATCCGATCATCGTCAGTCGTGCCTTTAATAACAGAAATAAAGTATGCTTCTCCATCGAAAGGTGTATTGGCTGATTCAAAAACTTTTCGAGTAGAAGAGATAGCTTCTACAATGGAATCAGCAGGCTCTGCTGGAATATCAATTTTATCTCAACCGTACCTTTTTAATGGATCAATTACAAATGTATTAAAGGCAAGGAGAGCAACCACTTTACCACTCCTGATGAAGGATATTATTGTTAGTGACACCCAAATAAAGGCCGCAAAAACTGCTGGCGCAGACTGCGTGCTTTTTATAAAATCAGTATTTGATAGGAACCTAGCTGAAAAAGATCTCGAGACCCTTATCGAATATGCAAGTAGCATTGGACTAGAGACGATTTTGGAAATTCATGATATAGATGAATTTAAGGAGGCAATTAAACTACAACGCCACTATTCACATGATATACACATTATAGGGATAAATAACCGAAATTTAGACACGTTAGAGACAAGTTTAGACACTACGATCAATATTCTATCCAGCGTACCAAAATCGGGAAACACAGTAATTTCTGAAAGTGGTATTGAAAGACCCGAAGACATTGCAGGCTTATTGGAAGTGGGAACAGACGGCTTTTTAATCGGAACATCATTGATGGAGAATCCTGAATCAATAAGCAAAAGGATTAAAGAATTAACAAGCAGTAGGTAG
- a CDS encoding threonine--tRNA ligase: MRILQLHVDYIEYHPVSKEISDAESLTINEKQRLEDTVVILMSIEKGDDRSMIMDIVHEINDYLSKIKGKSILLYPYAHLSSNLETPSKSFRLLIEIEKALNESLSQSGITVSRAPFGWTKSLEFKVKGHPMAENSKSFHKKSPQELAQQEQTQHHLKKDGRMSVDACHHLEEVEKEEEEEEEDVSEALKSEKNLKSNWYIMDTQGNLVKHDEYKFRKSEKNLENLLNYEILKKRVVDEQPPHVKLMRRLGISDYEPASDSGNMRYYPKGRLMKSLLEQFVTRKVLDYGGLEVETPIMYDSHHPSMESYFNRFPARQYNIKSDQKDLFLRFAACFGQFLMTKDFQMSYKNLPLKLYELTRYSFRREKSGELVGLRRLRAFSMPDCHAFCQDIEQAKTEFLKRFQLSVSVIEDIGLSTRDDLEMAIRFTKDFYNENKQYIHDLVSNFGKPVLVELWEERFFYFTLKWEFNFIDNLGKASALSTDQIDIENAERYDITYVDEHGNKKNPVILHNSPSGAIERVIFALLEKSARLMREGKVPYLPLWLMNTQVRIIPVRDEFLPQCESFLKILKENSIRGDIDDRDDTLSKKIREAETEWIHYVVIIGEKEVASKTVSVRERLTKKSYSEDGTKLVSIIKDQIKDKPFLPINLQEKLSNRPRIAS, translated from the coding sequence ATGCGAATTTTACAGCTGCATGTTGATTATATTGAATATCATCCCGTCAGCAAAGAGATTTCTGACGCAGAATCTTTGACCATAAATGAAAAACAGAGGTTGGAAGATACAGTCGTAATTTTGATGTCAATCGAAAAAGGAGACGACAGAAGCATGATTATGGATATTGTCCATGAAATTAACGACTATCTTTCAAAAATTAAGGGTAAATCCATCCTGCTTTATCCATATGCTCATCTTAGTTCAAATTTAGAGACTCCAAGCAAATCATTTAGACTGTTAATTGAAATAGAAAAAGCTTTAAACGAGTCCTTGAGTCAATCTGGAATCACAGTAAGTAGAGCACCATTTGGTTGGACAAAATCGCTAGAATTTAAAGTGAAAGGTCACCCAATGGCCGAAAATTCTAAATCCTTTCATAAAAAGAGTCCTCAAGAGTTAGCACAACAAGAGCAGACTCAGCATCACCTTAAGAAAGATGGCAGAATGTCTGTAGATGCTTGTCACCATCTAGAGGAAGTGGAGAAGGAGGAGGAGGAAGAAGAAGAAGATGTCTCTGAGGCATTAAAATCTGAAAAAAATTTGAAATCAAACTGGTATATAATGGATACCCAAGGAAATTTAGTAAAACATGATGAATATAAATTTAGAAAATCAGAAAAGAATCTAGAAAATTTGCTTAACTATGAAATTCTTAAGAAACGGGTTGTTGACGAACAACCACCCCACGTCAAATTGATGAGAAGGTTAGGCATTTCTGATTATGAGCCCGCCTCAGATTCAGGTAACATGAGATATTATCCAAAGGGGCGACTAATGAAATCTTTGCTCGAACAATTTGTCACAAGAAAGGTATTAGATTACGGAGGGTTGGAGGTTGAAACTCCGATAATGTATGATTCGCACCATCCTTCAATGGAGAGTTATTTCAACAGATTTCCCGCAAGACAATACAATATAAAGTCCGATCAAAAGGATCTCTTCTTGCGCTTCGCAGCATGTTTTGGTCAATTTCTTATGACAAAAGATTTTCAGATGTCATACAAGAATCTGCCACTTAAATTATATGAACTAACGCGTTATAGCTTTAGAAGAGAGAAAAGTGGAGAATTAGTTGGTTTAAGAAGACTACGTGCATTTAGTATGCCAGATTGTCATGCGTTTTGTCAAGACATTGAGCAAGCCAAAACAGAATTTTTAAAACGGTTTCAATTATCAGTATCAGTCATTGAAGATATAGGTCTTTCAACTAGAGATGACTTGGAAATGGCCATCAGGTTTACCAAAGACTTTTACAATGAAAACAAGCAATATATCCACGATTTAGTATCAAATTTTGGGAAACCGGTTCTAGTAGAATTGTGGGAGGAACGATTTTTTTATTTTACGTTAAAATGGGAGTTTAATTTCATTGACAATCTTGGTAAAGCATCAGCCCTATCTACAGATCAGATAGATATTGAAAATGCTGAAAGATACGACATCACCTATGTAGATGAACATGGAAATAAAAAGAACCCGGTCATATTACACAATTCCCCAAGTGGAGCAATTGAAAGGGTGATTTTTGCATTATTGGAAAAATCTGCCAGATTAATGCGTGAAGGCAAGGTTCCGTATTTACCTTTATGGTTAATGAACACACAAGTAAGAATTATTCCAGTCAGGGATGAATTTTTACCTCAATGTGAGTCATTCCTAAAAATATTAAAGGAAAATTCCATACGTGGTGATATAGACGATAGAGATGACACATTATCCAAGAAAATAAGGGAGGCAGAAACTGAATGGATACATTATGTGGTAATAATAGGTGAAAAAGAAGTTGCATCAAAAACGGTCTCCGTAAGGGAAAGATTAACAAAGAAAAGCTATTCAGAAGACGGCACGAAGTTAGTTTCAATAATTAAAGATCAAATTAAAGATAAACCGTTTCTACCAATCAACTTGCAAGAAAAATTGTCGAATAGACCAAGGATTGCCTCTTAA
- a CDS encoding arginase family protein has protein sequence MDILTKLENMFTRPEYTLSGCNFCDIPIPVTFDNANVVVFGAPIDITTTFGKTTSMGPHAIRTTSSKQIETLVYEKNIEIYDKALVYDLGDIKSDNSDYSDVHDLEKIESFWNNFDEKISVVITLLRDTQKIPVILGGEHTITYSIFKWISRERPLLLHFDAHRDMKSTYEGMTMCHTTPFYHLIENGYLRGQDLVQIGIRQGDRNENQFALRQEVTTFDAWNCHNDFDEIKSWIRNNTRNRKIYVSFDIDVYDLSYVSCTGTPEPYGLSPFQIVDLINSIDESAVLTGVDFVETGFKNNDFREGALATQTLLRILTGDFMSKKASKIHF, from the coding sequence TTGGATATTTTAACGAAACTCGAAAATATGTTTACTAGACCCGAGTATACTTTATCTGGCTGTAATTTTTGTGATATACCCATTCCTGTTACCTTCGATAACGCAAATGTAGTTGTTTTTGGAGCTCCTATTGACATCACAACTACATTCGGAAAGACTACATCCATGGGTCCTCATGCAATTAGGACTACATCCTCTAAGCAAATTGAGACATTGGTTTATGAGAAAAACATTGAAATCTATGACAAAGCACTAGTCTATGACCTTGGAGATATTAAATCAGATAATTCAGATTACTCCGATGTACATGATTTGGAAAAAATAGAATCTTTTTGGAACAACTTTGATGAAAAAATCTCAGTTGTTATAACACTATTAAGAGACACACAAAAAATACCTGTGATTTTAGGTGGAGAGCATACGATTACTTATTCAATCTTTAAGTGGATATCTCGAGAGCGGCCGTTATTACTGCATTTTGACGCCCACAGAGATATGAAATCTACTTATGAAGGGATGACTATGTGTCATACAACTCCTTTTTATCACCTAATCGAGAATGGATATCTAAGAGGTCAAGATCTGGTACAGATTGGCATCCGACAAGGTGATAGGAATGAAAATCAATTTGCTCTTCGCCAAGAGGTCACTACATTTGACGCATGGAATTGCCATAATGATTTTGATGAAATAAAATCGTGGATAAGAAATAATACACGCAATCGAAAAATCTATGTATCTTTTGATATTGATGTTTATGATTTATCGTATGTGTCATGTACAGGCACACCCGAACCCTATGGTTTGAGCCCTTTTCAAATTGTGGACCTAATTAATAGTATTGATGAAAGTGCAGTCCTAACAGGAGTAGATTTCGTCGAAACAGGATTTAAGAACAATGATTTTAGAGAAGGGGCTTTGGCAACTCAGACTCTACTCAGAATACTAACGGGAGATTTTATGTCAAAAAAAGCAAGTAAAATTCATTTTTAA
- a CDS encoding DNA-directed DNA polymerase I — MTSTKRGEEYYLKMIPENMPCLLLSSFYVGEKKSVFLKFYNPSDSQVYFWSEYFLQGNANNKHQPYCYVKKEFASEVNRIVDDEKTRYSIQEVKKLDDILDKEIDILKILAPDPLAIGGTDNSFREKVTSWEADIKYHESYMYDMGLIPGAYYKRVGNSLVLHEFSISKGVDKYLNTLFTSNKFQSNFSNNEYDKFLLKWSRLLNQPIPNIKRLALDIEVDSEEGRMPTAREHDRVITAVGISSSDGLKKVYVLKKGSDVQLDSLDQSIEVCETEKEMLLKVFQVIQNYPIILTYNGDDFDLPYLYARSQDPRIDPINATPIEKELVPIVIKRESFIKRGMQADPVTLQTGIHIDLFRTFQNRSVQNYAFSHKYSEYTLNAISEALLEDTKIEFEGSIGDLSIQKLAEYCLKDADLTYRLSSFNDNLLMKLIVIIARISRMSIEDITRFGVNQWIRSMMFFEHRQQNIIIPRRDELLQKGSSSTTAIIKEKKYRGGLVVEPELGIHFNVVVVDFASLYPSIIKVHNLSYETVNCPHDECRKNPINHIEGTTHWICRKKRGMTSILIGTLRDLRVNYYKHLSKDKTLNNEDRQLYSVISQAIKVILNATYGVMGAEIFPLYCLPVAEATAAIGRSTTTKTIRKCNEDNVKVIYGDTDSLFLKNPTDEQLKSISNWAKTELGVDLEIDKRYRYVVFSALKKNYLGVLDDGTVDVKGLTGKKSHTPPFIRKAFYEILNVLRDIYSEKDFTNAKTKIKEIIRSLAEDLENRKIPLAELSFNVMINKSPEKYGVRSQNNNENHTLSLGGKSKDFGNVKGIPQHIKAAKQLVELGQELKAGDIISYVKTRTVDGVKPVSLVSKSEVDNEKYLEAMEATFDQVLSSLNLNFKSIIGKPRQSNLDELFWG, encoded by the coding sequence GGAAATGCAAATAACAAACATCAACCCTATTGCTATGTAAAAAAAGAATTTGCATCAGAAGTCAATCGAATAGTAGATGATGAAAAGACCAGATACAGTATCCAGGAAGTAAAAAAACTAGATGATATTTTGGACAAAGAAATTGATATCCTCAAAATATTGGCTCCAGATCCACTCGCAATTGGAGGAACTGATAACAGTTTTAGAGAAAAGGTAACCTCATGGGAGGCCGACATAAAATATCATGAGAGTTATATGTATGATATGGGTCTGATTCCGGGTGCGTATTATAAGCGTGTTGGAAATAGTTTGGTGTTACACGAGTTTTCAATTTCAAAGGGTGTTGATAAATATCTAAACACCCTCTTTACATCAAATAAATTTCAGAGTAATTTTAGCAACAATGAATACGATAAATTTCTTTTAAAGTGGTCACGGCTACTGAACCAACCTATTCCCAACATAAAAAGACTTGCTTTAGATATTGAGGTTGATTCAGAAGAAGGGCGTATGCCTACGGCCAGAGAACATGATCGAGTCATTACTGCGGTTGGAATTTCTAGTTCAGACGGCCTAAAGAAAGTTTATGTTTTAAAAAAAGGATCTGATGTACAACTAGACTCTTTGGATCAAAGCATTGAGGTTTGTGAAACTGAAAAAGAAATGCTGTTAAAGGTTTTTCAAGTAATACAAAATTATCCAATAATTTTGACTTATAATGGTGATGATTTTGACTTGCCTTATCTATATGCCAGATCTCAGGATCCTAGAATCGACCCCATAAATGCTACTCCTATAGAAAAGGAACTAGTTCCTATAGTAATTAAAAGAGAGTCCTTCATCAAACGAGGGATGCAAGCAGATCCTGTAACATTGCAAACAGGAATTCATATTGATTTATTTCGAACATTTCAAAATCGATCTGTCCAGAATTATGCTTTCAGTCATAAATATTCCGAATATACGTTAAACGCCATTTCTGAAGCCCTATTAGAGGATACAAAGATCGAATTTGAAGGGAGTATCGGCGATTTATCTATTCAAAAATTAGCAGAATATTGTCTTAAAGATGCGGACTTGACTTACCGCCTCAGCTCTTTTAATGATAATTTACTGATGAAATTGATTGTTATCATCGCTAGGATTTCAAGAATGTCTATAGAAGATATTACAAGGTTTGGTGTGAATCAATGGATTCGATCCATGATGTTTTTTGAACATAGACAACAAAATATTATTATTCCTAGACGCGATGAGCTACTACAAAAAGGTAGCTCTTCTACCACAGCTATAATCAAGGAGAAAAAGTATAGGGGAGGATTAGTGGTTGAACCCGAACTGGGAATTCATTTTAATGTTGTTGTCGTTGATTTTGCCAGCCTATATCCAAGCATAATTAAAGTACACAATCTTTCTTACGAGACAGTTAACTGTCCACATGATGAATGTAGGAAAAATCCAATTAATCATATAGAAGGGACAACACATTGGATCTGCAGAAAAAAAAGGGGTATGACTTCGATTCTCATAGGCACTTTGCGTGACCTGCGAGTAAATTATTATAAACATTTGTCAAAGGATAAGACACTTAATAACGAGGACAGACAGCTGTATAGTGTAATTAGCCAAGCAATTAAGGTGATTTTGAATGCCACTTACGGTGTTATGGGGGCGGAAATATTTCCTCTGTATTGTCTACCTGTAGCTGAAGCTACAGCTGCCATAGGAAGATCTACTACAACGAAAACCATACGAAAATGCAATGAAGATAATGTTAAAGTCATTTATGGTGACACTGATTCCTTATTCTTGAAGAACCCCACAGACGAGCAACTTAAATCAATTTCTAACTGGGCAAAGACAGAATTAGGTGTTGATTTAGAGATAGACAAACGGTACAGATATGTGGTATTTAGCGCGCTAAAGAAAAATTACCTAGGTGTTCTTGATGATGGGACCGTTGATGTAAAAGGGTTAACAGGTAAAAAATCCCATACACCACCCTTCATACGGAAGGCTTTTTATGAAATATTGAATGTCTTAAGAGATATATATTCGGAAAAGGATTTTACCAATGCAAAGACTAAGATAAAGGAAATTATTCGTTCCTTAGCTGAGGATTTAGAGAACAGGAAAATCCCTCTAGCTGAGTTGAGTTTTAATGTGATGATTAATAAATCGCCCGAAAAATATGGAGTCCGGTCTCAAAATAACAATGAAAACCATACGTTATCATTGGGTGGTAAATCTAAGGATTTTGGCAATGTCAAAGGTATTCCTCAGCACATTAAGGCAGCCAAACAATTAGTCGAATTAGGACAGGAATTAAAGGCAGGTGATATTATTTCTTATGTAAAGACAAGAACAGTAGATGGTGTAAAGCCGGTATCGCTGGTGAGCAAGTCAGAAGTCGATAACGAAAAATATCTAGAAGCTATGGAAGCGACATTTGACCAGGTTCTTTCTTCATTGAACTTGAATTTTAAATCTATAATTGGTAAACCTCGTCAGTCAAATTTGGATGAGCTTTTTTGGGGTTAG
- the trpB gene encoding tryptophan synthase subunit beta produces the protein MPSKFGTYGGRYVPETLIPALEDLEKWYLKLSINKQFQGELANMLESFAGRPTQLYFAKNLTKKLGGPQIYLKREDLLHSGAHKINNTLGQALIAVKMGKKRIIAETGAGQHGVATSIACAVFGLESEIYMGAKDVERQQTNVFRMQIMNSKVHPVHSGSKTLKDAINEALRDWISNVNDTHYLIGSVMGPHPFPTIVRDFQAVIGREIKNQAIKLTGNLPDAIVACVGGGSNAIGSFYPFIDDTKVKLIGVEAGGKGIKTDFHASTLSKGKVGIFHGMKSYFLQDDYGQIKEAHSISAGLDYPGIGPEHAYLKDIKRVIYPKITDKEAVNAFLELSRTEGIIPALESSHALAYIMKNAKEFKKDDVVVITVSGRGDKDLHVVQDFLANIQSHDQYHAKG, from the coding sequence TTGCCGAGTAAGTTCGGAACTTATGGTGGGAGATATGTGCCCGAAACATTAATTCCTGCTTTAGAAGATTTGGAAAAATGGTATCTAAAATTAAGTATAAATAAACAATTTCAAGGAGAGCTTGCCAATATGCTCGAAAGTTTTGCAGGTAGACCAACTCAACTCTATTTTGCAAAAAATCTAACAAAAAAACTTGGCGGACCCCAAATTTACCTTAAAAGAGAAGATCTATTGCATAGTGGTGCCCACAAAATAAACAATACCTTAGGTCAAGCGCTAATAGCCGTCAAAATGGGTAAGAAAAGGATAATTGCAGAAACAGGAGCCGGACAACATGGGGTAGCTACATCCATTGCATGTGCGGTTTTTGGACTCGAATCTGAGATTTACATGGGTGCTAAAGATGTCGAAAGACAGCAAACTAACGTGTTTAGAATGCAAATAATGAATTCTAAGGTTCATCCAGTACATTCTGGGTCAAAGACTTTAAAGGATGCAATTAATGAAGCGCTACGGGATTGGATCTCAAATGTAAATGATACTCATTATTTAATTGGATCAGTTATGGGCCCCCATCCATTTCCAACTATAGTCAGAGACTTTCAGGCTGTAATAGGAAGGGAGATAAAGAATCAGGCAATAAAATTAACAGGCAATCTTCCGGATGCCATTGTTGCATGTGTTGGTGGAGGAAGTAATGCAATCGGATCTTTTTATCCGTTTATCGATGATACGAAAGTAAAACTCATCGGAGTTGAAGCAGGGGGTAAAGGCATCAAAACAGATTTTCATGCTTCAACCTTATCAAAAGGAAAGGTGGGTATTTTTCATGGCATGAAAAGCTATTTTCTGCAGGATGATTATGGTCAGATAAAGGAAGCTCATAGTATTTCAGCAGGATTGGATTATCCAGGAATCGGACCTGAACATGCGTATTTAAAGGACATTAAGAGGGTTATCTACCCTAAAATCACAGATAAAGAGGCTGTTAATGCCTTCCTGGAGCTTTCGAGAACGGAGGGAATTATTCCCGCACTAGAATCTTCACATGCTTTGGCTTATATAATGAAAAACGCAAAGGAATTCAAGAAAGATGATGTTGTGGTCATAACTGTTTCTGGAAGAGGAGACAAAGACCTCCATGTAGTACAGGATTTTTTGGCAAATATTCAAAGCCATGATCAATACCATGCAAAGGGATAG
- the trpA gene encoding tryptophan synthase subunit alpha: MKNKVVLKFLELEKRKEKALITYLVGGFPDLETSKQIIETVIASGADIVEIGIPFSDPMADGPVIQNAFSDTLKQGIKPIDCLKLVESIKQRFPNTPMVAMTYSNILYSTGFKQFLRQSKDYSVDGFIIPDLNFEEAEDFLNLSKQFQLATIFLTSPNTNDKRLKKISAISTGFVYMVSVYGITGSRNRFEKYTFESIKRTKEITSRYGKPLAVGFGISTPADVRKMIRAGADGVIVGSSLIKVIEEYKDNKDAMLENLSSFVRQLKEACKA, from the coding sequence TTGAAGAACAAAGTTGTTTTAAAGTTCTTAGAATTAGAAAAGCGTAAAGAGAAAGCACTGATTACATACCTGGTAGGTGGATTTCCTGATTTAGAAACATCTAAACAGATAATAGAAACAGTAATTGCATCAGGTGCAGACATCGTCGAAATAGGCATCCCTTTCTCAGATCCGATGGCTGATGGTCCAGTAATCCAGAATGCATTTTCTGATACTTTAAAGCAAGGAATCAAACCAATTGATTGTCTCAAGTTAGTAGAATCAATAAAACAAAGATTTCCTAACACACCTATGGTGGCAATGACTTATTCAAACATATTGTATTCCACCGGATTTAAACAGTTTTTGAGACAATCAAAAGATTATAGTGTCGATGGATTCATCATTCCTGATCTTAACTTTGAAGAAGCCGAAGACTTTCTTAACCTTTCAAAGCAATTTCAATTGGCAACAATTTTTCTTACATCCCCAAATACAAATGACAAGAGATTGAAAAAAATATCCGCGATTTCCACAGGTTTCGTTTATATGGTTTCGGTTTATGGTATTACCGGATCTAGAAACCGATTCGAGAAATATACATTTGAATCAATCAAGAGGACAAAAGAGATCACGTCAAGATACGGCAAACCTTTGGCTGTTGGATTTGGTATTAGCACCCCTGCTGATGTGCGTAAAATGATCAGAGCAGGTGCAGACGGTGTAATTGTTGGAAGCTCACTGATAAAAGTAATAGAGGAATACAAAGACAATAAGGATGCTATGCTTGAAAATTTAAGTTCTTTTGTGAGACAACTAAAGGAAGCTTGTAAAGCGTGA
- the pyrG gene encoding glutamine hydrolyzing CTP synthase yields the protein MANSPKFIFITGGVMSGLGKGIVTSSIAKLLQLCNLKVSCVKMDPYLNFDAGTMNPLTHGEVFVTDDGGECDMDIGNYERFLNTSLKSSHNLTAGRIFSNVMRLEREGKYLGQCVQIIPHITDEIKKQLRKIATEESVDVLVVECGGTVGDIESLPFLESLRQMKLEDGISNTFFVHVTLAPVLDAVGEQKTKPTQHSVQELRRIGIQPDLLAVRCKTPLTRETIRKISLFASVPTDCVISSHDVPSIYSVPEVLYKQGITEVILRSLNLRARTNIAKWNKIARTFVDTNGILKIAIVGKYVDLKDSYVSVYQALLHAGAKFGKEILIDWIDSMHFENSPEDGEIGNDAEKTRLHNKLSQFAGILVPGGFGSRGSQGIINTCNYARVNNIPFLGICFGFQLAIVEFARNVCGLDSANSTEINPDTDNPVVIYMPEQKNIKEMGGTMRLGLHEINVKSGSIANEIYKKKTIQKRHRHRYEFNQKYTELVEEKGLKFSGSSDEGKRMEILEIPSHPFYFGIQYHGEFHSRPGIPEPAFERFVKTSIQNV from the coding sequence ATGGCAAATTCTCCAAAATTTATTTTCATAACAGGAGGTGTTATGTCTGGGCTAGGTAAAGGTATTGTAACTTCGTCTATTGCAAAATTGCTGCAACTTTGTAACCTGAAAGTTTCTTGCGTTAAGATGGATCCGTATTTGAATTTTGACGCTGGCACGATGAATCCACTGACCCATGGGGAGGTATTCGTTACTGATGATGGCGGTGAATGTGATATGGATATAGGAAATTATGAGCGCTTTTTGAACACAAGCCTAAAGTCCAGCCATAATCTTACAGCTGGTAGAATATTTTCCAATGTTATGAGATTGGAACGTGAGGGGAAATATCTTGGTCAGTGTGTTCAAATTATTCCTCATATAACTGATGAAATAAAAAAACAATTAAGAAAAATAGCCACCGAGGAAAGTGTAGATGTTCTAGTTGTAGAATGTGGTGGGACTGTAGGGGATATTGAAAGTCTGCCTTTTCTGGAATCTCTAAGACAGATGAAATTAGAGGATGGGATTTCAAATACCTTTTTTGTTCATGTTACTCTGGCTCCTGTTTTAGACGCCGTCGGCGAACAAAAAACAAAACCTACCCAACATAGTGTTCAGGAATTAAGAAGGATAGGTATCCAGCCCGACCTTCTTGCCGTAAGATGCAAGACTCCATTGACTCGTGAAACTATAAGAAAAATATCTCTTTTTGCTAGTGTTCCCACTGATTGCGTAATATCTAGTCATGATGTTCCATCAATTTATTCCGTCCCAGAGGTTCTGTATAAACAAGGGATAACTGAGGTTATCCTGAGGAGTTTGAATTTGAGAGCTAGGACCAACATTGCAAAGTGGAATAAAATAGCTCGGACGTTCGTTGATACTAATGGTATTTTGAAGATTGCCATAGTAGGCAAATACGTTGATCTGAAAGACAGTTATGTGAGCGTGTACCAGGCTTTGCTTCACGCTGGTGCTAAATTTGGCAAAGAAATATTGATCGATTGGATCGATTCCATGCACTTTGAAAATTCTCCAGAAGATGGCGAAATTGGGAATGATGCCGAGAAGACTCGTTTACATAATAAATTGAGTCAATTTGCTGGGATACTTGTACCAGGTGGATTCGGAAGCAGGGGTAGTCAGGGTATAATCAATACATGTAATTATGCTAGAGTTAATAACATTCCTTTTTTAGGAATTTGTTTTGGATTTCAACTAGCTATAGTTGAATTTGCTCGCAACGTGTGTGGATTAGACTCCGCTAACTCCACTGAGATAAATCCAGATACAGACAATCCAGTAGTCATCTATATGCCTGAACAAAAAAATATTAAAGAAATGGGAGGAACAATGCGGTTAGGTTTACACGAGATAAATGTCAAAAGCGGTTCTATTGCGAATGAAATATACAAAAAAAAGACAATTCAAAAAAGACATAGACATAGATACGAATTTAATCAAAAATACACGGAATTGGTTGAAGAAAAAGGTCTTAAATTTTCGGGATCCTCGGATGAGGGAAAGAGAATGGAAATACTCGAAATACCAAGCCACCCTTTTTACTTTGGGATTCAATATCACGGTGAGTTTCATAGTCGACCAGGAATTCCAGAACCAGCTTTTGAAAGATTTGTAAAAACCTCAATTCAGAACGTCTAG